Within Pelistega ratti, the genomic segment CATTGCGACGGCGATTGCGTTGTTTTGGATTATTTTTTGTTTTTGTTGTAGCCTCTTTGCCTTCTGCCATTTCTGGTGTTGGCGTATAAGGTTTACGTGTAAACCATGATTTAATACGTTGGAAGAAACTAATAGTTTGTTCCTCTTCTTTGGGGGCAGGTGCAGGGGCTGGGGTCTCATGGTTGATACCCTTAATAATAGCTTCCTGACGTTGTTTTTCTTCGTCTTTTTCTTTTTTGTCTTGCCAAGTGAGTGAGGTATTTTCAGGGACTTCAATCATCTCAAGGCTAGATTTTTGCTCATCTAAGCGAGGGTCGTCATAACGCACACGCTCGATATGGTGGTGAGGGGTTTCAAGATTTTTGTTAGGAATGAGATAAACACGGATTTTCATGCGTGCTTCCATCTTAACAATATCTGTCCGTTTTTCATTGAGTAGATAAGTAGCAACATCCACAGGCACTTGTGCATAGAGGGCTGCGGTATTTTCTTTCATGGCCTCTTCTTGAAGCAGACGCAGAATATTGAGTGCGCTAGACTCTACATCACGAATAACACCCGTACCATTACAACGAGGGCAAGTAACATGAGAGCCTTCGTTAAGTGATGGGCGTAAGCGTTGGCGAGATAATTCCATTAAGCCAAAACGCGAGATCTTACCCATTTGGACACGGGCGCGATCCATATGAAGGGCATCCCGTAATTTTTGTTCAACACTGCGTTGGTTTTTGTTATCTTCCATATCAATAAAGTCGATAACAATGAGTCCCCCTAAGTCGCGTAAGCGTAACTGACGGGCAACTTCTTCTGCAGCTTCAAGATTGGTACGAAGTGCTGTTTCTTCAATATCGCCACCACGAGTAGAGCGAGCAGAATTGACATCTACAGCGACTAATGCTTCGGTATGATCAATAACGATAGATCCACCAGAGGGTAATTGTACGGTACGAGAATAGGCTGTTTCAATTTGGTACTCAACTTGGAAGCGAGAAAAAAGAGGAACAGCATTACGGTAACGTTTGACCTTGCTGATATTTTCAGGCATCACATCTTGCATAAAGGCTAATGCCTGATCATGAATAGCATCTGTATCAATGAGAATTTCAGCTATATCTGATGAAAAATAATCACGGATTGCTCGAATAACAAGACTAGATTCTTGATAAATTAAGACTGGAGCAGGATATTGTTGTGCAGCATTATAAATTGCTCGCCATAATTTAAGTAGGTATTTTAAATCCCAGTCTAGCTCAGGGGCGGTACGACCAATCCCTGCTGTACGAGCAATCATACTCATGCCTTCAGGTAAATCAAGCTGACTCATGGTTTCTCGGAGTTCTTGACGTTCTTCACCATCAATACGGCGAGAAACACCGCCACCACGAGGATTATTAGGCATTAAGACAAGGTAACGACCAGCAAGTGAAATAAAGGTAGTAAGTGCAGCCCCTTTGTTGCCACGTTCTTCTTTTTCGACTTGAATGATGAGTTCTTGACCTTCGCTTAGTGCTTCTTGGATACGTGCATTACGAACATCTATCCCTTCTTTAAAATAGCTACGAGCAACTTCTTTAAAGGGTAAAAAACCATGACGTTCGTGTCCATAATCTACAAAACACGCCTCTAGGCTAGGTTCAATACGGGTAATAACCCCTTTGTAAATATTGCCTTTACGCTGTTCTCTACCAGCTGTTTCGATGTCAATATCAAGCAGTTTTTGCCCGTCCACAATAGCAACACGTAATTCTTCTTGATGTGTTGCATTAAATAGCATACGTTTCATATTTTGGTTCTCATAAAAATTCTAATGTATTCACCATAAATACATTAACCCTAGGGAACTACGGGCGAACCAAAAAACGTCATGCAATGACTAAACGAGCGATAGCATCAGCTATCACTTGAGGTATCATAATTTAAAAAACTCAAACAGTTGAGTTATATTACTTAGATTTAAAAATCCAGACCACGTTGACAAGTGGTACAACAGTGTATCTGTGATGGTAATAGGTTACAGTGCATAAACAAGGTTCTAACAAACGGATATATGCATTTATGTGGGTAGGAGACTAAACAAGGACTACCGCATTCAAAACATAAATAAGCATGCGTTTGCAACCAGTAAGCACCCAAACGGAGACACCTACGCGATAAAAAATTCAACGTGCCAATTTATGAGCGGTATCTACGGAGCTAAGGGGGTTGTTATCATCTCTTGCTCGACGTATATCTGCTATTGGCCCTTGGGTTAAGCCGTTTTTGTTTGGGTAAGTCATTATAGCATAAGCCTTTTAAATAGGGATAGGAATTTAGGCTTATATAGAGGATTGATAATGATAATTAATATATAGGAATAATATTAGTTATATAAGATGTTAAAGCACGACAAATAATGTTGAGTCGTAGTTGCTCGCTCTGCTAGCAAAACTCGCTTAGGTATCCTCTATTTTTCTGTATTTTTAAGCAATACCAATAAAAACTCCTCCGTAAGGGAGGAGTTAAAGAGGAATTTACCTAATATGTGCTTTAGAGATTTTTCTTAAAGAATTCAGAGAATTTTCCCATTGCTTGTTGAACATACTCAGGTTTCCAGTAGGTTTCAATATGGGTTGCATCAGGGATGAGGAACAATTCTTTATTTTGTGTTCCTGTGGCATTTTCAAACACTTCTTTCGTCATATAGAGGCTATCAGCCTTATCACCTGCAACCATTAGTAAGGGTTGATTAATTAAATCAACATTCGTATTAACATCAAATTCCATTAAATCTGCCAAGCTATCCATTGTACTATTGGTTTGTGAGTTAGGGTGGGCATGGGTTTGTGCGTAATACTCATAACCTTGACGATATAAATCAAAAGGTAAGGCGGCGACTTGTTCAGGGGTTAGTCCTGCACCGAAAGAGGGGGTGTATTGTACTTCGCCTGTTTGTGCTTCTTTTGCTCGAGCTTGGGCAATTTGAGCAAGTCGTTCTTGAATACTATCTTTTTGACTTCTCATAAAACCATTTCGGCGAGCATCGCCTGAATTAAACATACTTAGTGTTGCTACTGCTTTAAAGCGCTTATCCGTTTGTGCCGCTTTAATAGAGTAGCCTCCGCCACCACAAATACCGAGTAATCCTAGATGGTCAGGATCTACTCCTTGGTATTGGCTAATAAAGTCTGCTGCTGCACGAATATCTTCAATACGATTTTGTGGTTTATCGGTATAACGAGGTGTACCTTGGCTTCCCCCTTGATAGGCAGCATCAAAGGCAATGGTAATATAACCTTGTTCGGCTAATCGTTGAGCATATAAACCAGCCACTTGTTCTTTCACTCCTCCATTTGGGTGAGCAACTACAATGGTAGGGTATTTTTTATTGGCATCAAAATGAGCTGGGGTATAGACATTGGCAACGACTTCAATCCCCGTTTGTTTTTGTACATACTTAACGGGATGAATCTGTACTTGACCTGCTACATTTTCGGTAATAGCGCCTTCATAAGTAAGGGTAAAGGGATTTTTTGCATAATCAGCTGCCATAGTAACTCCTGTTGTCGCTAAAATAAGTGATGTGCTTAATAGTGTTTTTCTTAACATAATCATTCCTTATATTCATTAAAACCATAAGAAAAGTATAAAAGGTTTTAGGGTTTTTGATTAGAGGGCTAAAAATGAAAGGGCTTTTGAATTGTATTCAATAATGAAGATGTTCTTTTATCCTATATGTAGTAGTAAAATAAAATGAAAAGCATATAAAGCGGTCATCATATTCTATGCCATAAATCATCAGGGGGAGTATGAAGTTTTTTAATTTGGCTATGGTAAATTAAATTAATAAAAAGATGAAATCAGGTAATATGATTGGGTTTACTATGTATATGGAGAATCAGATGGAAAATGAAGTTGTCGTTATAGATGATAATAAGAGCCTAGAGCCTCATAAAACAATGATGTATGCTACTTATATTTTGTATGCACTTGGGATTTTTACGGGAATACTTTCTATCGTAGGACTTATTATTGCTTATATAAAAAGAGATGAGGTAAGAGGGACGATTTATGCATTACATTATACTTGGCTTATCCGCACATTCTGGATAGGGATACTTTTTTTCTGTGTTGCTTGGGTTTTAGCCTTTGTTTCCTTTGGCTTACTTGGTATTTTGTTTTTTGTTCCCTATATTTGGTATGTCTTCCGTGTGGTTTACGGTTTTGTTAAATGTATTGATGCTAAGCCAGTGAACGCTGAGTCTTATTTTGCTTAAAAATAATAGCACTTCATGTTATAGCAGATGATATGGTTATAGTCGTATGAAATAGTTTGGTAAGATATGGTATGTTTTTCTATCATTAGCTGAATAGATGCGTTAATGATAATTAAGGATCTATCAAAATACTCACTTGGATAAATTATTTTATCTATCTTTAACTTTTATGGGTGTTAATATA encodes:
- a CDS encoding Rne/Rng family ribonuclease — encoded protein: MKRMLFNATHQEELRVAIVDGQKLLDIDIETAGREQRKGNIYKGVITRIEPSLEACFVDYGHERHGFLPFKEVARSYFKEGIDVRNARIQEALSEGQELIIQVEKEERGNKGAALTTFISLAGRYLVLMPNNPRGGGVSRRIDGEERQELRETMSQLDLPEGMSMIARTAGIGRTAPELDWDLKYLLKLWRAIYNAAQQYPAPVLIYQESSLVIRAIRDYFSSDIAEILIDTDAIHDQALAFMQDVMPENISKVKRYRNAVPLFSRFQVEYQIETAYSRTVQLPSGGSIVIDHTEALVAVDVNSARSTRGGDIEETALRTNLEAAEEVARQLRLRDLGGLIVIDFIDMEDNKNQRSVEQKLRDALHMDRARVQMGKISRFGLMELSRQRLRPSLNEGSHVTCPRCNGTGVIRDVESSALNILRLLQEEAMKENTAALYAQVPVDVATYLLNEKRTDIVKMEARMKIRVYLIPNKNLETPHHHIERVRYDDPRLDEQKSSLEMIEVPENTSLTWQDKKEKDEEKQRQEAIIKGINHETPAPAPAPKEEEQTISFFQRIKSWFTRKPYTPTPEMAEGKEATTKTKNNPKQRNRRRNEKDDEKAIPRKVKQRSEHKSDKETIKDITENRPRRTRRTQEDEGTTHTNTTDTPVQLPNIPPKRNAVKSHQEKSVDKPKAERLSHKSNDKVEKDLSAPTVIPTTTPLPAEEIMEKTLDVSVDTAIDTNNDQDEGRRRRRRNRRSRRDDTKVVDTENLAFIPNEVLLEQEEQAKRLAQQAPVVITENITEPDPVADQHIKAVSEKVQSESSEKAIQTTITEETTQIVAPIESVTNTDDKGTSETLTVGSSQQTTTHKVNDTVVSQTPITLAYPQIDQYAINPLTNAVKMALATATHKTVEHSATDTLSTTESVAQTASTEDSYNTPVTVATTETSVIHSNEEILPSSTITTDTEVNNVATTDGDKGIELTATHSTTFTQSVVTTTTEDITTQTQQEEITTPSSDPVVNKQVLEQVVNQAGMQWVETKQELVETVVIPAPKLGRPRKVTTTTSSDEPLVLVETSKNH
- a CDS encoding alpha/beta hydrolase codes for the protein MLRKTLLSTSLILATTGVTMAADYAKNPFTLTYEGAITENVAGQVQIHPVKYVQKQTGIEVVANVYTPAHFDANKKYPTIVVAHPNGGVKEQVAGLYAQRLAEQGYITIAFDAAYQGGSQGTPRYTDKPQNRIEDIRAAADFISQYQGVDPDHLGLLGICGGGGYSIKAAQTDKRFKAVATLSMFNSGDARRNGFMRSQKDSIQERLAQIAQARAKEAQTGEVQYTPSFGAGLTPEQVAALPFDLYRQGYEYYAQTHAHPNSQTNSTMDSLADLMEFDVNTNVDLINQPLLMVAGDKADSLYMTKEVFENATGTQNKELFLIPDATHIETYWKPEYVQQAMGKFSEFFKKNL
- a CDS encoding DUF4870 family protein; translation: MENEVVVIDDNKSLEPHKTMMYATYILYALGIFTGILSIVGLIIAYIKRDEVRGTIYALHYTWLIRTFWIGILFFCVAWVLAFVSFGLLGILFFVPYIWYVFRVVYGFVKCIDAKPVNAESYFA